The genomic region CCTCGGCCACAGTCTCCCTCCGATCTGGATAGTTTAGATGGGCGGAGCCTCAATGATGATGGCAGCAGTGACCCTAGGGATATTGACCAGGATAACCGAAGCACGTCTCCCAGCATCTACAGCCCTGGAAGCGTGGAGAATGACTCCGACTCATCTTCCGGCCTGTCCCAGGGCCCAGCCCGCCCCtaccacccacctccactctttcctccctcccctccaccaccagACAGCACCCCCCGACAGCCAGAGCCTGGCTTTGAACCCCACCCTTCTGTGACCCCCACTGGATATCATGCTCCCATGGAGCCCCCCACATCTCGAATGTTCCAGGCTCCTCCTGGGGCCCCTCCCCCTCATCCACAGCTCTACCCTGGGGGCACTGGTGGAGGAGTTTTGTCTGGACCCCCAATGGGTcccaaggggggaggggctgcctcTTCAGTAGGGGCCCCTACTGGGGGTAAACagcatcccccacccaccacccccattTCAATATCAAGCTCTGGGGCTGGTGGTGCTCCCCCAACAAAGCCACCTAACACTCCAGTGGGTGGTGGAAACCTACCCTCTGCTCCACCACCAGCCACCTTCCCCCATGTGACACCAAAcctgcctcccccacctgctCTGAGACCCCTTAACAATGCCTCAGCCTCTCCTCCTGGCCTGGGGGCCCAGCCACTACCTGGGCATCTGCCGTCTCCCCATGCCATGGGGCAGGGTATGGGTGGACTTCCTCCTGGCCCAGAGAAGGGCCCCACTCTTGCTCCCTCACCCCATCCTCTGCCACCagcttcctcctcttctgccccagcccctccaaTGAGGTATCCGTATTCGTCCTCTGCTGGTAGCTCTGCAGCAGCCTCCTCTTCCAgttcttctgcctctgcctctgcctcccagtACCCAGCTTCCCAGGCACTGCCTAGTTatccccactccttccctcccccgACAAGCCTGTCTGTCTCCAATCAACCGCCCAAGTATACTCAGCCTTCCCTTCCATCCCAGGCTGTGTGGAGCCAGGGTCCCCCACCACCTCCGCCCTATGGCCGTCTCTTAGCCAACAACAATGCCCACCCAGGCCCCTTCCCTCCTACTGGAGGCCAGTCCACAGGCCACCCACCAGCGCCGacacatcaccatcaccaccagcagcagcagcatcatgGGAGCTCTGGGCCCCCTCCACCTGGAGCATATCCCCACCCCCTGGAGAGCAGTAGCTCCCACCATGCCCATCCTTACGCCATGTCTCCCTCTCTGGGGTCTCTGAGGCCCTACCCGCCAGGGCCAGCACACCTGCCCCCACCTCACAGCCAGGTGTCCTACAGCCAAGCAGGCTCCAGTGgccctcctgcctcttcctcctcttccaactcctcctcctcttcttcctctcaaGGATCCTACCCATGTTcacacccctccccttcccagggcCCCCAAGGAGCGCCCTACCCGTTCCCACCGGTGCCTCCGGTCACCACTTCCTCGGCTACGCTTTCCACGGTCATTGCCACAGTGGCTTCCTCGCCAGCAGGCTACAAAACAGCTTCCCCACCTGGGCCCCCGCCGTATGGAAAGAGAGCCCCGTCCCCAGGGGCCTACAAGACAGCCACCCCACCGGGATACAAGCCGGGGTCGCCTCCCTCCTTCCGAACAGGGACCCCACCCGGCTACCGAGGCGCCTCGCCGCCTGCGGGCCCAGGGACCTTCAAGCCGGGCTCGCCCACTGTGGGGCCAGGGCCCCTGCCACCTGCCGGGCCCTCAGGCCTGTCATCCCTGCCACCACCGCCTGCAGCCCCCGCCTCAGGGCCGCCCCTGAACGCCACGCAGATCAAGCAAGAGCCAGCTGAAGAGTATGAGACCCCCGAGAGCCCAGTGCCCCCGGCCCGTAGCCCCTCGCCCCCTCCCAAGGTGGTAGACGTGCCCAGCCATGCCAGCCAGTCAGCCAGGTGAGCCGCCCTGGGCGGGGTGCGGTTGGGCCCGGAATGGGGAACGACGGAGGGGGTAACGGAGAGACCGGTGCAGGCGCCAGAGGGAACCTTGCGTTCTCGTGGTGCTTTTTGAAGTACTCCAGAACCTCGCCTCGCCCTCACAGTCTGCGCAGGCGGGTCTGGGGGCAGGGTCACCGCGGGGCGCTCCGGCAGCTCGCAGGGGCTAAGCGCGCGCTGCCCTCGCGCCCGGCAGGTTCAACAAACACCTGGACCGCGGCTTTAACTCGTGCGCGCGCAGCGACCTGTACTTCGTGCCGCTGGAGGGCTCCAAGTTGGCCAAGAAGCGGGCCGACCTGGTGGAGAAGGTGCGGCGCGAGGCCGAGCAGCGCGCGCGCGAAGAAAAGGAGCGCGAGCGCGAGCGGGAACGCGAGAAGGAGCGGGAACGCGAGAAGGAGCGCGAGCTGGAACGCAGCGTGGTGAGTGCGTCACCACATGCGCCACCCACCCGCCTGTCTGGCCCTCTGCGCCGCGCAGGGagggccggggcggcggggggtgggggggggaggggtgtcatTGCGCCCCCTATCGGAGAGGAGGAAGCACGGCAGCCCGGGAAATCGAGACGGAAGGATTCCAGCGGGAGAAATCCTTGCATTCTTGGGTTGGGGGAAGGCAAATTCAGATCCGAGTGCCTGTGGATGGTAGGGAGAGCCAACATCCAGGAGAAAGGGTTAGGGAAATTCGAGTAAGATGAGGCATTTTGGCCTTCAGCTGGTGAGACAAACGAGCAGCTCGGAACCAGCCGCCTTTTTCCAGACCTGCCCTTTTGACTCTGTTTTTCCCTGTATCCCACAGAAGTTGGCTCAGGAGGGCCGGGCGCCGGTGGAGTGCCCATCTCTTGGCCCGGTGCCCCATCGCCCTCCATTTGAGCCGGGCAGCGCTGTGGCTACAGTGCCCCCCTACCTGGGTCCTGACACTCCGGCCCTCCGCACGCTCAGTGAATATGCCCGGCCCCACGTCATGTCTCCTGGCAATCGCAACCACCCGTTCTACGTGCCCCTAGGGGCAGTGGACCCGGGGCTCCTGGGTTACAATGTCCCGGCCTTGTACAGCAGTGACCCAGCAGCCCGGGAGAGGGAGCGGGAAGCCCGTGAACGAGACCTCCGTGACCGCCTCAAGCCTGGCTTTGAGGTGAAGCCCAGTGAGCTGGAACCCCTACACGGGGTCCCTGGGCCGGGCCTGGATCCCTTCCCGCGACATGGGGGCCTGGCTCTGCAGCCTGGCCCACCCGGCCTGCACCCTTTTCCCTTTCATCCGAGTCTGGGGCCCCTGGAGAGAGAACGTCTAGCGCTGGCAGCTGGGCCAGCCCTGCGGCCTGATATGTCCTACGCGGAGCGACTGGCAGCTGAGAGGCAGCATGCAGAAAGGGTGGCAGCCCTGGGCAATGACCCGCTGGCCCGGCTGCAGATGCTCAATGTGAccccccatcaccaccagcacTCCCACATCCACTCCCACCTGCATCTCCACCAGCAGGATGCCATCCATGCAGGTGAGACTCCTACTTCTGTCTTGGTCCCTGGGGGCCACCTTGACCCCTGGCAAGTGATTGGGCTCTTTTGTTCCTCAGGCCAAGACTTCCTCTAGTCTGGCATGAGCCTGTCTCTGGGGATTGCTCCCCTGATCTTTGCCTCCCTGTCATCCCCCATCTCCTCATGCCCCAGCCTTGCCACAGGGACTGTAATaacccacaccccacccctcttCAGAGTCTAGCAGTGCACTCGTGTTAGAGGAAACCTTTGAGGGAACGCTACCTTTCTGCCCTCAgactgtgccccccaccccccttcacttACCTGTTTCCTTGCTCCTTTGGATTCAACTCTGTTACCGTTTCTTGCCATCTTCTCTCCTCCTAGTTGGAGGTGTTTCGTGTTCTTCCCCATCTCTAGATCTGCGGCCTTCCAGAAAGAGCCCTATAGCTTTGGCTGGGGGTATCTTAGGTGCTAATGAGCTTTATTTACTATCCTTTTGCCATATTATTGTCTAGAACACTGCCTGATCTAGCCTTACAGTCATGGTCATTCCAGGCtcccttgtgctttctctctcttaacctcctctccctcttcctggcttacTTCCTAAACTTTCTAGCCTGCTCTTTCTCCTCTAAGCAGCCCATGTCTCTCTTTCCTGACCCCTCTGACAAACTGTAATCTCCTGTTCTCTGTCATCCATTTGTCCCTACTCCAGTAAGGTCTTGTCCTGGCCACCCACCAGGCTCCTAGTTCTTCCTTTGCGCCTCCTTGTTCCTCACTGGGTCTCCCTGCATTTGATTGATTGTCCACCCCTTCCCAGGCTTGGATCCCTTCACCCAAATCCATGTTTTTCTCCAAACCTGCCTTTTGGTGACACCTTCCTCTTCTCTACCCTCTAGCCTCTGCCTCGGTGCACCCTCTCATTGACCCCCTGGCCTCAGGGTCTCACCTTACCCGGATCCCCTACCCAGCTGGgaccctccccaacccccttcttcctcaccctctgcACGAGAACGAAGTTCTTCGTCACCAGCTCTTTGGTAAGgctagaggtgggggtggggagggtctaATGAGAGAAGGGCAGGAAAGAGGAGTTTGGGTGGTGGGATTGGCCTATTTGGGCTTGGGGGGTGGTGGATGAGGAGGTATCCAGAGGAGCTGGGAATAGGAGAAGGAGGGCCGAGGCCCTGCACAAGAGAGGCACAGGTTTTAGTGCCAGGGGGAGGTTTGAATCCTCTCCACTGCTGGCAACTTGCAGGACTGGCTTTTCCCCAAGTGTTttagtctcagtttcctccaaaTGTAAGGTGGCTAGCTGTCCCCTGGCCCAGAGTAAGTACTCAGCACTCCATCAGTCATGTgccccctgcccttcctgcccacAGCTGCTCCTTACCGGGACCTGCCAGCCTCCCTGTCTGCCCCAATGTCAGCAGCTCACCAGCTGCAGGCCATGCACGCACAGTCCGCCGAGCTGCAGCGCCTGGCCCTGGAACAGCAACAGTGGCTGCACGCGCATCACCCCCTGCACAGTGTGCCGCTGCCTGCCCAGGAGGACTACTACAGGTAGCACAGGGCCCCcgaggccggggggggggggggggggggcggtgcggggTGCGGGCAGCAGACCGCTGGGCGTTGGGCtcctggtgtgtgtgggggggacctCTCCTCCGCCCCTCGACCCTGTGACAGGGGCCAGGTCAGGGTTGACCTCAGTCTCATGTCTCTGCTCTGCATCCCCTCTCCACCAGTCACCTGAAGAAGGAAAGCGACAAGCCGCTGTAGAACCTGCCATCAAGAGCGCACCCGTGGCCCCTGCATCTGGACCTCGgaggcctccctcccagccctccacccagagctgaggagggaggggtgCCGCTCCTTTGCAGGGTTTCAGcagctgggcagagggagggaggaagggacagacGGAAGGCCAAGGCTCCTGTGGTAtgcagaggtggggaggtggcgggggtggggtgggggcagaaagcGCACAGTATCTTGGACCAGGTCCCTTTTTCTTGTCCCCCTGCTTTCTTCCTCCCCCATGCCCAACCCCCGGTGGCCAccgcccttcccccacccccgttGGTGTGATTATTTCATCTGTTAGATGTGGCTGTTTTGCGTAGCATCGTgtgctgcccccgcccccacccccagtccctgtGCGCGCGCCCCTTCTGCGATGTAtgccccttgcccctcccccacattaataatttatatatataaatatctatatgaCGCTCTTTAAAAAACATCccaaccaaaaccaaacaaaaacatccTCACGACTCCCCAGGAAGATGGCTGTGACTGGTTCTTTGCGGGCTCTGGGGgcggagttgggggtgggggtgggaactACTCAGCGGTGCCTGGAGAGAAAGCTGTGGAACCGGACACAAGTGGGTGTAGGGACCTGGAGAGTTGCAGAGGAGCTCTCGGAAGGGCCCAGGGCCTTGGAGCCGTGGCTCCGCTGGAGGGCTACTACGGAGCTAGTCCCTCCCTGCGTCGCAAGGCGGGGAAGTCCAGACGCTGGAGGCCGGCGTGGGGGGAGGACAGGCACGCCTCTGACAGGGTCAGGGCTAGGAAGCCACTCAGGCTTTGGAGGCCTTTCTGCCACTGGCCCCACAGCTAGGAGCCACCAGAGTCCAGAATCCTTTCTGTCGAATAGATTGAGAAAGGGTTATGAAGCGGAGGTGCAGGGGCGTAGTTTCATTGGGTTAAAGCGACTAGAACTCTGGAGTCCTAAGTACCCCATGGTTTGAGGAGGGAGTGGGCGACCATTTCAAATACCTAGAACAGAAGAGAAATTGGAGGGCGTTACGCTGGAGCGCACACCCGGCACAAGGCCATTTTAGGAGAGTACGAGAGCCGCCTTGGCTCTCGGCGTTTATTGCCGCCAATCACTTTGTTCTCAAAAACTGAAGGGGGCGTGGCCAGCCGTCCCAGCCAATCAGCTTCGAGTTCATTTGCATAGGCTCGGAATCAAATGTTCACAAACTCTAGAAATGGATGCTATAAATAAGtttcttttccccctgtttttccttctgaaagtTATAGTGTCCCCCGTTGGTTATACATCAATAGGAATTAGAAAACGCCAGTCTGAGCTCACCCTCACCTATAGTGGCGTTCATGGGTACCCCATGTTCTCTCCAGGCCACTTTCCGTAGTGTTACAGCTCTTTTAGAATTTGTCTAGCAGGTTTTCCGGTTTTTACCGGAAGACCCCCCCCACAGTTCGTTTTTAACAATAGAGGTGTGTCAGCCATGGTGATGGTTTCTCTTTGTATGAGTTTTTCGAATCTTGGGCGATCCGTGTGAGTGGCTTTCCCTCTCCTGAGATATTTCGGCGGCTCTGCCGCCTTGCGCTACGCCGAGAGGTTTTTCTCGGCTTCCGGCTGCGGCTGATGCTGCTTCCCTTCCACCCCCGTCGGTTTTGAGAGCACCCTAGGATTAGGCAGCTCGTTTTTCCTGAGCATTTCTTGGGCTTCGCTGTACGTGCAGCTTTTGTTACCCTATGGCGTCCGCCTCGGCCCAACCGGCGGCCCTGAGCGCCGAACAAGCCAAGGGTGAGCAGCATTCTAGCCACCGGGTGGGCTTCCTGCTGCAGGAGGGTGCGGGCGGAGGGTACAGAGCGAGGGGTGTGGTTGCGCCGCCGGGAAATGGGGGCACAGGGTGccatccttctctttcctccaggaGGGGTCCTTGCCCCCTAGAGCGAGGGAATCTGGGTCGAGTTTATTGGGTTACTATGGCTTCAGTCCACTAAttccctgccctcttccctgcgtTCTCGGCTGCGCCCGCCGGCCATACTCCGACGCCTACCCGGGGATGCGTGTGCCGCAGTGGTCCTGGCCG from Halichoerus grypus chromosome 6, mHalGry1.hap1.1, whole genome shotgun sequence harbors:
- the ATN1 gene encoding atrophin-1 isoform X1, translated to MKTRQNKDSMSMRSGRKKEAPGPREELRSRGRASPGGVSTSSSDGKAEKSRQTAKKARVEEASTPKVSKQGRSEEISESESEETNAPKKTKTEQELPRPQSPSDLDSLDGRSLNDDGSSDPRDIDQDNRSTSPSIYSPGSVENDSDSSSGLSQGPARPYHPPPLFPPSPPPPDSTPRQPEPGFEPHPSVTPTGYHAPMEPPTSRMFQAPPGAPPPHPQLYPGGTGGGVLSGPPMGPKGGGAASSVGAPTGGKQHPPPTTPISISSSGAGGAPPTKPPNTPVGGGNLPSAPPPATFPHVTPNLPPPPALRPLNNASASPPGLGAQPLPGHLPSPHAMGQGMGGLPPGPEKGPTLAPSPHPLPPASSSSAPAPPMRYPYSSSAGSSAAASSSSSSASASASQYPASQALPSYPHSFPPPTSLSVSNQPPKYTQPSLPSQAVWSQGPPPPPPYGRLLANNNAHPGPFPPTGGQSTGHPPAPTHHHHHQQQQHHGSSGPPPPGAYPHPLESSSSHHAHPYAMSPSLGSLRPYPPGPAHLPPPHSQVSYSQAGSSGPPASSSSSNSSSSSSSQGSYPCSHPSPSQGPQGAPYPFPPVPPVTTSSATLSTVIATVASSPAGYKTASPPGPPPYGKRAPSPGAYKTATPPGYKPGSPPSFRTGTPPGYRGASPPAGPGTFKPGSPTVGPGPLPPAGPSGLSSLPPPPAAPASGPPLNATQIKQEPAEEYETPESPVPPARSPSPPPKVVDVPSHASQSARFNKHLDRGFNSCARSDLYFVPLEGSKLAKKRADLVEKVRREAEQRAREEKEREREREREKEREREKERELERSVKLAQEGRAPVECPSLGPVPHRPPFEPGSAVATVPPYLGPDTPALRTLSEYARPHVMSPGNRNHPFYVPLGAVDPGLLGYNVPALYSSDPAAREREREARERDLRDRLKPGFEVKPSELEPLHGVPGPGLDPFPRHGGLALQPGPPGLHPFPFHPSLGPLERERLALAAGPALRPDMSYAERLAAERQHAERVAALGNDPLARLQMLNVTPHHHQHSHIHSHLHLHQQDAIHAASASVHPLIDPLASGSHLTRIPYPAGTLPNPLLPHPLHENEVLRHQLFAAPYRDLPASLSAPMSAAHQLQAMHAQSAELQRLALEQQQWLHAHHPLHSVPLPAQEDYYSHLKKESDKPL
- the ATN1 gene encoding atrophin-1 isoform X2, with amino-acid sequence MKTRQNKDSMSMRSGRKKEAPGPREELRSRGRASPGGVSTSSSDGKAEKSRQTAKKARVEEASTPKVSKQGRSEEISESESEETNAPKKTKTEELPRPQSPSDLDSLDGRSLNDDGSSDPRDIDQDNRSTSPSIYSPGSVENDSDSSSGLSQGPARPYHPPPLFPPSPPPPDSTPRQPEPGFEPHPSVTPTGYHAPMEPPTSRMFQAPPGAPPPHPQLYPGGTGGGVLSGPPMGPKGGGAASSVGAPTGGKQHPPPTTPISISSSGAGGAPPTKPPNTPVGGGNLPSAPPPATFPHVTPNLPPPPALRPLNNASASPPGLGAQPLPGHLPSPHAMGQGMGGLPPGPEKGPTLAPSPHPLPPASSSSAPAPPMRYPYSSSAGSSAAASSSSSSASASASQYPASQALPSYPHSFPPPTSLSVSNQPPKYTQPSLPSQAVWSQGPPPPPPYGRLLANNNAHPGPFPPTGGQSTGHPPAPTHHHHHQQQQHHGSSGPPPPGAYPHPLESSSSHHAHPYAMSPSLGSLRPYPPGPAHLPPPHSQVSYSQAGSSGPPASSSSSNSSSSSSSQGSYPCSHPSPSQGPQGAPYPFPPVPPVTTSSATLSTVIATVASSPAGYKTASPPGPPPYGKRAPSPGAYKTATPPGYKPGSPPSFRTGTPPGYRGASPPAGPGTFKPGSPTVGPGPLPPAGPSGLSSLPPPPAAPASGPPLNATQIKQEPAEEYETPESPVPPARSPSPPPKVVDVPSHASQSARFNKHLDRGFNSCARSDLYFVPLEGSKLAKKRADLVEKVRREAEQRAREEKEREREREREKEREREKERELERSVKLAQEGRAPVECPSLGPVPHRPPFEPGSAVATVPPYLGPDTPALRTLSEYARPHVMSPGNRNHPFYVPLGAVDPGLLGYNVPALYSSDPAAREREREARERDLRDRLKPGFEVKPSELEPLHGVPGPGLDPFPRHGGLALQPGPPGLHPFPFHPSLGPLERERLALAAGPALRPDMSYAERLAAERQHAERVAALGNDPLARLQMLNVTPHHHQHSHIHSHLHLHQQDAIHAASASVHPLIDPLASGSHLTRIPYPAGTLPNPLLPHPLHENEVLRHQLFAAPYRDLPASLSAPMSAAHQLQAMHAQSAELQRLALEQQQWLHAHHPLHSVPLPAQEDYYSHLKKESDKPL